Below is a window of bacterium DNA.
CGGAAAAGGGCGTGCTGTGCATGCCCATCGAGGACGCCATGGACCGGGTCGTGGCGAAGAACGCCAGATAGCCGGCCCGACCGGCAGCGACAGGCATCCAGGACCCGACCGCCCGCGCGGCGGCACGAAAGAGGTAACGGTTTGATCGGCAGCGCCAATCTTACAGCGTGGTTTCCCGATTGGGGTTCGACCTTCGCCCCCGACGTGGACATGCCCTTCCATGACATCTACTTCGCGGCGGCGGCGGCCCTGATCCTGACCGTGGGTCTGGCGGTCGTCTTCGTGCGGACCTTCATGCGGCGCGGCGATGCCCCGGCACCGGTGCGGGGCGGTGCCCTGAACCTGCCCCTGCTGGGCCTGTGGCTCCTGGGAGCGCTGGGCCTGGCCGGTTTCGCCTTCCAGGCGGGACTGCCCGGACTGCTCGACCGGGGCGTGGCACCCTACGGCGCCTACGGCGTCCAGGTGAACGCCCGCGAGGGGGCCTGGAAGTTCACCTATCCCGAAGGCTCGGTCACCGACACGCTCCGGGTTCCGGTCGGCCGCCCGGTCAAGCTGGCCCTGACCACCGAGGACGTGGCGCAGGACCTGCTGATCCCGGCCATGCGGGTGCAGCAGGCGATCCTTCCGGGCCGGACGACCACGGCCTGGTTCGAGGCGGTCTCCGCCGGGACGTTCCCGGTGTACAGCGGGACGTTCAGCGAGCTGACCCAGGACAGCCTGGCGACGGCCGTGGTGGCCCTCGCGGCCCCGGACTTCGACGCCTGGCTCGCGTCCGTCGGCGACATCTTCGTGGGCCGCACCCTGCCGGAAGTGGGCGAACTGCTCTACAACCGCCACGGCTGCAAGGCCTGCCACTCCCTGGACGGTTCGAAGCTCGTCGGTCCTTCGCTGAAGAACGTCTACGGGTTCGAGTTCCTGACGACGACGGGCGAGACCATCGTCGCGGACGACGCCTACATCCGCCAGTCGATCCTGGAGCCGAACGCTTCGGTCATCGACGGCTTCCAACCGGTCATGACGCCGTTCGCCGGGGTGCTGGGAGACCGCGAGATCGGCGCCATCACCGAGTTCCTGAAGTCGATTTCGGACCGCGGAGACACCGGCGGCCAGGAGGGTAAGTAGATGCACACCGTAACCGAATCGGCGGCCGACGCGGTCCGGCGCAGCTTCCTGGGCGGCCCCGGCGGATTCTCCGGGTGGTTCAACACCACGGACCACAAACGCATCTCGCTCATGTTCCTGGCCTGGACCGGGGGCGCGTTCGTGCTGGCGATGATCCTGGCGCTGCTGCCGCTGGTGAAGGCCGTCGGCGGCCCGGGGCTGGGCAACCGGCTGATCCTCGAGAC
It encodes the following:
- a CDS encoding c-type cytochrome, whose product is MIGSANLTAWFPDWGSTFAPDVDMPFHDIYFAAAAALILTVGLAVVFVRTFMRRGDAPAPVRGGALNLPLLGLWLLGALGLAGFAFQAGLPGLLDRGVAPYGAYGVQVNAREGAWKFTYPEGSVTDTLRVPVGRPVKLALTTEDVAQDLLIPAMRVQQAILPGRTTTAWFEAVSAGTFPVYSGTFSELTQDSLATAVVALAAPDFDAWLASVGDIFVGRTLPEVGELLYNRHGCKACHSLDGSKLVGPSLKNVYGFEFLTTTGETIVADDAYIRQSILEPNASVIDGFQPVMTPFAGVLGDREIGAITEFLKSISDRGDTGGQEGK